From Ramlibacter tataouinensis, the proteins below share one genomic window:
- a CDS encoding DUF748 domain-containing protein has product MTRRWKIGAAVAGIGIAVYALFGFFAVPRLVQWQVPRIAASELQRQGSVGEVKFNPFTLRLVADKLALAESDGRPLVSIDRVVAQGDWRSPFRRAWSLRELRIEGPALRVAVDPDGRSNVGRLLEALQQKAEPRKKEGEEQAMPRFVAENLSVTRGRVDIDDQQAGYAEQVMPIELQLNRISTLPQDANGHNLSADIGSGGRVLWRGDASINPVRAQGEVTVESVRLRPPGAYLDKLIRVALADGVLNAKLPYSVAVDGGRVQAKVANGTVSIDGAQGIRADAKEPFAVLKRVDVTGLAGDLAARELTIDAFKVTGGELVVRRDFRGEFDLGKQVADKAGEATDGNSSAEPAGPWKLAVKQLQLEQIKLRAVDASVEPPTTWDVEQLGLALAIEAQGSAQGPVANLREANLRLEGLSASQGDARPVRIERVNLADATADLATRRVEIGKLSVEGGRIRVVRDERGGIDLMRLTNPTPAGARKKESGPEWSAQAHQVALSGLAVEVEDRGIGLRTQLQDVSLQVHEAGTDMTRPVPFEGGFRVREGGQFAMKGQAIPAARSVTADVQLRDLPVAVAQPVLERHLLLKLAAGTLNVQGRVEAKAGKDAPIVQFTGNSEVAGLRLLEANGKPFASWRMLSAKGVKASLAGVDIPEVRLIGSDSTLTIEADRSINAARLLVKKPEQQQPAVVKTAARAGPAQASEPFPVRIGALRLQDCKLNFQDLSLTPQFGALIHKLNGTIVGLSTKRGTRSQLELDGSVDEFGLARIRGALNPFEPRENTDVSVVFRNIDMVSQSPYSMKFAGYRIAAGKMSLDLQYQVRNSELAGDNKIVIDQLTLGEKVESPDATKLPVKLAVSILKDDQGRIDLGLPVRGSLEDPEFDYGALIWKALVSFVTKVLASPFRAMAGGGGSGEDRLEAIEFDVGSAQLLPPEREKLARVADVMKKREQFKVAVPAGYAQEADTSALRARAVHQELARRAGLPAAAQEAGSRPDLGDSRMQSAVRELYAQRFGDAELDKMRVAAQNAPPSTAALGASGSSPPQKLSVFQQVRRAMRNEPQVADTGGFYGELLQRLEKEQALAPEALARLGQQRAEAVTSALAQAGVPPGRVTTAAPVAVDMGAQQMVPLKLALDVM; this is encoded by the coding sequence ATGACCAGACGCTGGAAGATCGGGGCAGCCGTCGCGGGAATCGGAATTGCCGTCTATGCCTTGTTCGGCTTCTTCGCCGTCCCGCGCCTCGTGCAGTGGCAGGTGCCGCGCATCGCCGCCTCCGAACTGCAGCGGCAGGGCTCTGTTGGCGAGGTGAAGTTCAATCCGTTCACCTTGAGGTTGGTCGCCGACAAGCTTGCGCTGGCCGAGTCCGATGGCCGCCCCTTGGTCTCGATCGACCGCGTTGTGGCGCAGGGCGATTGGCGCTCGCCGTTCCGCCGGGCGTGGAGCCTGCGCGAACTACGCATCGAAGGTCCCGCATTACGCGTCGCGGTGGATCCGGACGGGCGTTCGAACGTCGGCCGGCTGCTCGAGGCCCTGCAGCAGAAGGCCGAACCCCGCAAGAAAGAGGGCGAAGAACAGGCGATGCCGCGATTCGTCGCCGAGAACCTCAGCGTCACGCGCGGCCGCGTCGATATCGACGACCAGCAGGCCGGCTATGCAGAGCAGGTCATGCCCATCGAGCTTCAGCTGAACCGGATCAGCACGCTGCCGCAGGACGCCAACGGCCACAACCTGAGCGCCGACATCGGCAGCGGCGGACGCGTGCTCTGGCGCGGCGACGCGTCGATCAATCCAGTCCGGGCGCAGGGCGAAGTCACGGTGGAGTCGGTGCGCCTGCGGCCGCCCGGGGCCTATCTGGACAAGCTGATCCGCGTGGCGCTTGCCGACGGTGTCCTCAATGCCAAGCTGCCCTACAGCGTGGCCGTGGACGGCGGGCGCGTCCAGGCGAAGGTGGCGAACGGGACGGTCTCGATCGACGGCGCGCAGGGCATCCGGGCGGACGCCAAGGAGCCCTTCGCCGTGCTCAAGCGCGTCGACGTGACCGGGCTGGCGGGCGACCTGGCCGCGCGCGAGCTCACCATCGACGCCTTCAAGGTGACCGGAGGCGAGCTCGTCGTGCGGCGCGATTTCCGCGGCGAGTTCGACCTGGGGAAGCAGGTCGCCGACAAAGCCGGCGAGGCCACCGATGGCAATTCGTCCGCCGAGCCCGCCGGTCCGTGGAAGCTGGCGGTCAAACAGCTGCAGCTGGAGCAGATCAAGCTTCGGGCGGTGGACGCGTCGGTGGAGCCTCCCACCACCTGGGACGTCGAACAGCTCGGCCTCGCGCTGGCGATCGAGGCGCAGGGTTCGGCGCAGGGCCCGGTGGCAAACCTGCGCGAGGCGAACCTGCGCCTGGAAGGCCTATCGGCCTCGCAGGGTGACGCGCGGCCGGTGCGGATCGAACGCGTGAATCTCGCCGATGCGACAGCGGATCTCGCGACCCGGCGGGTGGAAATCGGCAAGCTCTCGGTGGAGGGCGGGCGCATCCGCGTCGTTCGAGACGAGCGCGGCGGCATCGACCTGATGCGCCTGACGAACCCCACACCCGCGGGTGCACGGAAGAAGGAGAGCGGTCCGGAATGGAGCGCGCAGGCACACCAGGTGGCACTTTCAGGGCTTGCCGTCGAGGTCGAAGACCGGGGGATTGGCTTGCGCACGCAACTGCAGGACGTGTCCTTGCAGGTTCACGAGGCAGGCACCGACATGACCCGACCCGTGCCGTTCGAAGGCGGCTTTCGGGTGCGAGAGGGTGGGCAGTTCGCGATGAAGGGGCAGGCCATCCCGGCAGCCCGGAGCGTCACAGCCGACGTGCAACTGCGCGATCTGCCCGTGGCCGTGGCGCAGCCCGTCCTGGAGCGCCATCTGCTGCTGAAGCTCGCCGCAGGGACCTTGAACGTGCAGGGACGGGTCGAGGCAAAGGCCGGCAAAGACGCCCCGATCGTTCAGTTCACCGGCAACAGTGAAGTCGCCGGGCTTAGGCTCCTTGAAGCGAACGGCAAGCCGTTCGCGTCCTGGCGAATGCTCTCGGCCAAGGGCGTGAAGGCCAGCCTCGCCGGCGTGGATATTCCTGAGGTCAGGCTGATCGGATCGGACTCCACCCTGACCATCGAGGCCGATCGCAGCATCAATGCCGCGCGCCTGCTGGTCAAGAAGCCCGAACAGCAGCAGCCAGCCGTGGTCAAGACGGCGGCTCGTGCTGGTCCGGCGCAGGCGTCCGAGCCATTCCCGGTGCGCATCGGGGCGCTGCGCCTGCAGGACTGCAAACTCAATTTCCAGGACCTGAGCCTGACCCCGCAATTCGGCGCGTTGATCCACAAGCTCAACGGCACCATCGTCGGACTGAGCACCAAGCGTGGCACGCGCAGCCAGCTGGAGTTGGATGGTTCCGTGGACGAGTTCGGGCTCGCGCGCATCCGCGGCGCGCTGAACCCCTTCGAGCCGCGGGAGAACACGGATGTGTCCGTCGTGTTCCGCAACATCGACATGGTGAGCCAGAGCCCGTACTCGATGAAATTCGCCGGCTATCGCATCGCGGCCGGCAAGATGTCGCTGGACCTGCAATACCAGGTGCGCAACAGCGAACTGGCAGGCGACAACAAGATCGTGATCGACCAGCTCACGCTGGGCGAGAAGGTGGAGAGCCCGGATGCGACCAAGCTGCCGGTGAAGCTGGCCGTGAGCATCCTCAAGGACGACCAGGGCCGCATCGACCTCGGCCTGCCGGTCCGGGGCAGCCTCGAAGACCCCGAGTTCGACTACGGCGCCCTCATCTGGAAGGCGCTCGTGAGTTTCGTGACCAAGGTGCTGGCGTCGCCGTTCCGCGCCATGGCGGGCGGCGGCGGTTCCGGCGAGGACCGGCTCGAGGCCATCGAATTCGACGTCGGCAGCGCCCAGCTGCTGCCGCCCGAGCGCGAGAAACTGGCCCGTGTGGCGGATGTGATGAAGAAGCGCGAGCAGTTCAAGGTGGCCGTGCCCGCCGGCTACGCGCAGGAAGCGGACACCTCGGCGCTGCGCGCCCGTGCAGTGCACCAGGAGCTGGCACGCCGTGCGGGCCTGCCGGCCGCCGCGCAGGAAGCCGGCAGCCGTCCGGACCTCGGGGACAGCCGCATGCAGTCCGCCGTGCGCGAGCTCTACGCGCAGCGCTTCGGCGACGCCGAGCTCGACAAGATGCGCGTGGCAGCCCAGAACGCGCCGCCAAGCACCGCCGCGCTGGGCGCCAGCGGCAGCAGCCCGCCGCAGAAACTGTCGGTATTCCAGCAGGTCCGCCGCGCCATGCGCAACGAGCCGCAGGTCGCCGACACCGGCGGCTTTTATGGCGAGCTATTGCAGCGCCTTGAAAAAGAGCAGGCCCTGGCACCCGAGGCGCTGGCGCGCCTGGGCCAACAGCGCGCCGAAGCCGTGACCTCGGCGCTCGCGCAAGCCGGTGTGCCGCCGGGACGCGTCACCACGGCAGCGCCGGTGGCAGTGGATATGGGCGCGCAGCAAATGGTGCCGCTCAAGTTGGCGCTGGATGTGATGTGA
- a CDS encoding acyltransferase, with translation MTAPSLPHVRGALSVLALSLNTLVITASLVPPALLKLLVPAAGARRLADRALSALASAWVAVNNAWITAVRPGAHWDVEGVADLHPRGWYLVTSNHQSWVDILVLQRILHGHVPFLKFFLKRELIWVPVIGLAWWALDFPFMSRGSSRGSRGQDMEATRRACEKFKRIPTSVMNFLEGTRYTPAKHAEQKSPYRHLLKPKVGGLGIALATMGEQFEAQLDVTIVYPHGAPSFWDLMCGRMDAVIVRVQQRGIPPELLDTTVGAERAQHRRLSRWVEHQWVEKDRLIEDLLQPAKSEAL, from the coding sequence TTGACCGCCCCGAGCCTGCCTCACGTTCGCGGTGCGCTGAGCGTGCTCGCGCTCTCGCTGAATACGCTGGTCATCACCGCGAGCCTTGTGCCGCCGGCCTTGCTGAAACTGCTCGTGCCGGCCGCTGGGGCACGCCGCCTCGCCGATCGAGCGCTTTCCGCTTTGGCTTCGGCATGGGTGGCCGTCAACAACGCCTGGATCACCGCAGTGCGCCCCGGCGCGCATTGGGATGTGGAGGGCGTCGCCGACTTGCACCCGCGCGGCTGGTACCTGGTCACCAGCAACCACCAGAGCTGGGTCGATATCCTGGTGCTGCAGCGCATCCTCCATGGCCATGTTCCGTTCCTGAAGTTCTTCCTCAAGCGCGAACTGATCTGGGTGCCGGTGATCGGGCTGGCCTGGTGGGCGCTCGACTTCCCATTCATGAGCCGGGGCAGCAGCCGCGGGTCACGCGGCCAGGACATGGAAGCCACACGCCGTGCCTGCGAGAAGTTCAAGCGCATACCGACCTCGGTGATGAACTTCCTCGAAGGCACGCGCTACACGCCGGCCAAGCACGCCGAGCAAAAGAGTCCGTACCGGCATCTGCTCAAGCCCAAGGTCGGCGGGTTGGGGATCGCGCTGGCCACCATGGGCGAGCAGTTCGAGGCCCAGCTCGATGTGACCATCGTCTATCCGCACGGCGCGCCGAGCTTCTGGGATCTGATGTGCGGGCGGATGGACGCTGTGATCGTGCGCGTGCAGCAGCGCGGCATCCCGCCGGAGCTGCTGGACACGACCGTTGGCGCAGAGCGGGCCCAGCACCGGCGCCTCAGCCGCTGGGTCGAGCATCAATGGGTCGAGAAGGACCGGCTGATTGAGGATCTGCTGCAGCCGGCCAAGAGCGAGGCGCTTTAG
- the fabB gene encoding beta-ketoacyl-ACP synthase I, giving the protein MRRVVITGQGIVSSLGNNLADVAQSLREGRSGIRFNPTYAERGLRCQVSGRPDLDLEAAVDRRTLRFMGDAAAYAWLSMKQAAEQAGLEPGQMSNPRTGLVAGSGGASSFNQVWAADTLRAKGIKRVGPFMVTRTMGSTVSACLATNFGIKGVNYSISSACATSAHCIGHAAQLIAWGQQDVVFAGGGEEESWELSLLFDAMSAMSSGFNDRPEQASRAFDAARDGFVIAGGGGMLVLEALEHAQARGATILAELVGYGATSDGYDMVAPSGEGAVRCMQQALSTVRTPVDYINAHGTSTPVGDVAELGAVRTVFGDRVPSISSTKSLSGHSLGAAGVQEAIYSLLMLQGGFAAASANIETLDPAAEGLPVLRQRLDQPLTTVMSNSFGFGGTNASLVFSRFDA; this is encoded by the coding sequence ATGCGTCGAGTAGTCATCACCGGCCAGGGCATCGTCTCCAGCCTGGGCAACAACCTCGCGGACGTAGCGCAAAGCCTGCGCGAGGGGCGTTCGGGCATTCGCTTCAACCCGACCTATGCCGAACGCGGGCTGCGCTGCCAGGTGAGCGGACGGCCCGACCTGGACCTCGAAGCGGCGGTCGATCGGCGCACCCTGCGCTTCATGGGCGACGCGGCTGCCTATGCCTGGCTGTCCATGAAACAGGCGGCCGAGCAAGCCGGCCTGGAGCCGGGCCAGATGTCGAACCCACGCACCGGTCTGGTGGCGGGCTCGGGCGGGGCGTCCAGCTTCAACCAGGTGTGGGCAGCCGACACGCTGCGCGCCAAGGGCATCAAGCGCGTCGGCCCCTTCATGGTCACGCGCACGATGGGCAGCACGGTCTCGGCCTGCCTGGCGACGAATTTCGGCATCAAGGGCGTCAACTACTCCATCAGCTCGGCCTGCGCCACCAGTGCGCACTGCATCGGCCACGCCGCACAACTCATCGCCTGGGGACAGCAGGACGTGGTCTTTGCAGGTGGCGGCGAAGAGGAGAGCTGGGAGCTTTCGCTGCTGTTCGACGCGATGAGCGCGATGTCCTCCGGCTTCAACGACCGCCCCGAGCAGGCCTCGCGCGCCTTTGACGCGGCGCGCGACGGGTTTGTCATCGCCGGTGGCGGCGGCATGCTGGTGCTGGAGGCGCTGGAGCACGCACAGGCGCGCGGCGCCACGATCCTGGCCGAACTGGTGGGCTACGGTGCCACCTCGGACGGCTACGACATGGTTGCGCCCTCGGGCGAGGGTGCGGTGCGCTGCATGCAGCAGGCGCTGTCCACGGTGCGCACGCCGGTGGACTACATCAACGCCCACGGCACCTCGACGCCGGTGGGCGACGTGGCCGAGCTGGGTGCGGTGCGCACCGTGTTCGGCGATCGCGTGCCCAGCATCAGTTCCACCAAGTCCTTGTCGGGCCACTCGCTGGGAGCGGCCGGCGTGCAGGAAGCGATCTACAGCCTGCTGATGCTGCAGGGCGGGTTCGCCGCTGCTTCGGCAAACATCGAGACGCTGGATCCGGCTGCCGAAGGGCTGCCCGTCCTGCGTCAGCGCCTCGACCAGCCATTGACGACGGTGATGTCCAACAGCTTCGGCTTCGGCGGCACCAACGCTTCGCTGGTGTTTTCGCGCTTCGACGCCTGA
- the fabA gene encoding 3-hydroxyacyl-[acyl-carrier-protein] dehydratase FabA: protein MTNTASPTSQRDLGRHAYGRDELLACGRGELFGPGNARLPLPNMLMCDRIVRIDDTGGAYEKGQIDAELDIRPDLWFFGCHFEGDPVMPGCLGLDALWQLVGFWLAWRGNPGRGRALGAGEVKFTGQVLPSVSRVSYRLDLKRVIERKLVMGIADGFVYADGREIYSATDLKVGLFTSTEGF, encoded by the coding sequence ATGACAAACACCGCCTCTCCAACCAGTCAACGCGACCTCGGTCGTCACGCTTACGGCCGCGACGAACTGCTGGCCTGCGGCCGTGGCGAACTCTTTGGCCCGGGCAACGCCCGCCTGCCGTTGCCCAACATGCTGATGTGCGACCGCATCGTGCGGATCGACGACACGGGCGGCGCCTACGAAAAGGGCCAGATCGACGCAGAACTGGATATCCGTCCCGACCTGTGGTTCTTCGGCTGCCACTTCGAGGGCGACCCGGTGATGCCCGGCTGCCTCGGACTCGATGCGCTGTGGCAATTGGTGGGGTTCTGGCTGGCTTGGCGCGGCAACCCGGGGCGCGGGCGCGCGCTGGGCGCAGGTGAGGTCAAGTTCACTGGCCAAGTGCTGCCCTCGGTCTCCCGGGTCAGCTACCGCCTGGACTTGAAGCGCGTGATCGAGCGCAAGCTCGTCATGGGTATCGCCGACGGCTTTGTCTACGCCGACGGCCGCGAGATCTATTCGGCCACCGACCTGAAGGTGGGCCTGTTCACGTCGACGGAGGGGTTCTGA
- a CDS encoding Ppx/GppA phosphatase family protein, whose amino-acid sequence MKDGTLLAAVDLGSNSFRLEMGRLDHGQVLRVQYLKEPVRLGGGLDDSRNLTAGAMERGWQCLARFAEQLASFGPAQVRAAATQTLREARNRDAFLSRAQEILGHPIDVISGREEARLIYQGVAHLLPQSDEKRLVVDIGGRSTELILGQGYRADVTESFRVGSVAWSMRYFPEGQFTAPAFERAEVAAQAILDGALDIYTRERWEVAYGSSGTIGAVADMLLASSQGQGEITPEGLAWLQRQLLLARSADRLRLPGLKDDRRPVIGGGLSILRAVFSLLGVERMLAASGALRHGLLYDLIDREQAESDVRGATIERLAVRFGVDRKQARRVAQAAGHFLKQLLGSEEARDAARQLTWAAQLHEVGIQVSHSDYHKHGAYILDNTDAAGFSQQELHRLSLLVLGHRGKLRKLDADFDDEFFIQQLLCLRLAVILCHARRDAELRGLQLTRDGRALRLALPQAWGSSYPQSLHLLQQESVAWQKTPWSFTV is encoded by the coding sequence ATGAAAGACGGCACGCTGCTCGCCGCTGTCGATCTCGGCTCCAACAGTTTCCGCCTCGAGATGGGGCGGCTCGACCACGGCCAGGTTCTTCGCGTGCAGTACCTGAAGGAACCGGTTCGCCTGGGCGGTGGCCTGGACGACTCGCGCAATCTGACGGCCGGAGCGATGGAGCGTGGCTGGCAGTGCCTGGCCCGCTTTGCGGAACAGCTGGCGTCCTTCGGCCCGGCCCAGGTCCGGGCGGCGGCGACACAAACTTTGCGTGAGGCCCGCAACCGCGACGCCTTCCTGTCCCGGGCCCAGGAGATCCTGGGCCATCCGATCGACGTGATCTCCGGGCGGGAGGAAGCCAGGCTGATCTACCAGGGCGTCGCGCACCTGCTGCCGCAGTCGGACGAAAAGCGGCTGGTGGTTGACATCGGCGGGCGGTCCACCGAACTGATCCTCGGCCAGGGCTACCGGGCGGACGTGACGGAGAGCTTCCGGGTCGGCAGCGTCGCCTGGTCGATGCGCTACTTCCCCGAGGGCCAGTTCACCGCGCCGGCATTCGAGCGGGCCGAAGTGGCCGCGCAGGCCATCCTCGACGGCGCCCTGGACATCTACACCCGCGAACGCTGGGAAGTCGCCTACGGGTCATCCGGCACCATCGGTGCCGTCGCCGACATGCTGCTCGCATCGAGCCAGGGACAGGGAGAAATCACACCCGAGGGGCTGGCCTGGTTGCAGCGGCAGCTCCTGCTCGCACGCAGCGCCGATCGCCTGCGCCTGCCCGGCCTGAAGGACGACCGGCGTCCGGTTATCGGCGGTGGACTGAGCATCCTGCGTGCGGTGTTTTCGCTGCTCGGCGTCGAGCGAATGCTTGCTGCCAGCGGCGCCCTGCGGCATGGGCTTCTGTACGACCTCATCGATCGCGAGCAGGCCGAAAGCGACGTGCGGGGGGCCACCATCGAGCGGCTCGCCGTCCGCTTTGGTGTCGACCGCAAGCAGGCCCGGCGAGTGGCACAAGCCGCCGGCCACTTCCTGAAGCAGTTGCTGGGGTCCGAAGAAGCTCGCGATGCTGCCCGGCAGCTGACATGGGCCGCGCAGCTGCATGAAGTCGGGATCCAGGTCTCCCACAGCGACTACCACAAGCATGGCGCCTACATCCTCGACAACACCGACGCCGCCGGTTTTTCGCAGCAGGAATTGCACCGCCTGAGCCTGCTGGTGCTGGGGCATCGGGGCAAGCTGCGCAAGCTCGATGCCGATTTCGACGACGAGTTCTTCATCCAGCAACTGCTTTGCCTGCGGCTCGCGGTGATCCTCTGCCATGCGCGGCGGGACGCCGAGCTTCGCGGCCTGCAACTCACCCGGGACGGGCGAGCGCTGCGGCTCGCCCTGCCCCAGGCCTGGGGCTCCAGCTACCCGCAGTCGCTGCACCTGTTGCAGCAGGAGTCCGTGGCGTGGCAAAAGACGCCCTGGAGCTTCACAGTCTGA
- a CDS encoding SixA phosphatase family protein, which translates to MDLILWRHAEAEEGRTGLADLDRALTRRGEEQAKWMGAWLSRRLPDDTLVLCSPALRCQQTALRFERGFKLLEALAPGQSAASLMEAAQWPSAQRPVLVVGHQPTLGEAVAKLLRMQGSSCYIRKGAAWWLQSRDRGNGVQQAIVWAVQSPETARD; encoded by the coding sequence GGCACGCAGAGGCCGAGGAAGGGCGCACCGGCCTGGCCGACCTGGACCGGGCTTTGACCCGGCGAGGTGAAGAGCAGGCGAAATGGATGGGTGCCTGGCTGAGCCGCAGGCTTCCCGATGACACGCTGGTGTTGTGCAGCCCGGCGCTGCGTTGCCAGCAAACCGCGCTGCGGTTCGAACGCGGCTTCAAGCTGCTCGAAGCGCTGGCTCCCGGGCAGTCAGCCGCCAGCCTGATGGAGGCTGCGCAGTGGCCGTCGGCCCAGCGCCCGGTCCTGGTCGTCGGCCACCAGCCCACGCTGGGCGAGGCAGTGGCCAAACTACTGCGCATGCAGGGCAGCAGCTGTTACATCCGCAAAGGCGCTGCCTGGTGGCTGCAGAGCCGGGATCGCGGCAACGGTGTCCAGCAGGCCATCGTCTGGGCGGTGCAGTCGCCCGAGACGGCCCGCGACTGA